From Sphingobacterium bambusae:
GCGACTTGGTCTCGTAAAAGAAGAAAATCCTCGGATAAGGGCTGTACGTTCTTCGCTCTAGGATCACCGTGGTATCTTCGGGCTTTACTTCAATAAGATCGTTCAGAAGGCCATCGTCAAAATGTATCGACAACTTATCTTTATCGATGCCTGCTAAGTGTATTTTAAGGCGGATTTGTTCTTGTGCCTTTAAAGCTGTAGCACAGGTCAATAGCATCAAGATCAGCAAAGTTACAGGTGTGTACATGGATCTGTTGCTCATTGCTTTGCAGCGGTTAAGGATAGAATAAATCCTACGGTCGGTAAAGTGGATCATCATAAAAGCGTTTACTTTTCCAATTTACGTAATTCAATGAATATAAAAATACGAGAACGATTGAAAACGAATATCCCCCTCCTATTTGACCGATTCCCCCTTCTCTTGTCCAGTTTGTCAGCTATTGGTATACTTTTTTTACGGTTATTTATGTCGATGCACGCTTAGCACAGAACGGAGCAAAGGCGAAATACAGATTGTCGCCTTTGCTGTTCCGCAGGGAATTTAGCACCCAAAGATAGCCGGAAGCCTTCGACAGCACGCTTACTAAACTGTTGGCCCGGCACCGCCATCAACGGCATAATTGCAGCCGGTGATATATCTTGCATCGTCGGACGCCAGAAAAACCACCAATGCTGCAATTTCTTCGGGTTCGGCCATCCTTGCCAGCGGTACGCCTACCTGATCGACTACGGAATCAAAGGTAGCTTCGTAACTCCGGTTAGCCGATTGCGCTAAATGCGCAATAAAATCCATCATTAAGGGCGTTTTTACCACACCCGGCGAGACTGTATTTACACGAATACCTTTGGATCCCAATTCATTGGCCAAGGCCTTACTGTACGCGTTCAACGCTGCCTTGGCCGATGAATAAGACATGGTCATATCCCAAATAGGCTGTTTGGCAGCTCCAGTGGAAATATGGATGATAGTGCCCTGCCCCTGCTCCAGCATCGTGGGCAATAAGGCTTTATTGATACGAACGGCCGACATAAAATTAAGTTGCCAATCCCGCTTCCAATGTTCATCGTTCAGCGTGCTGTAACCGCCGCCGGGACTCAGGTTCGCACCGGCATTGTTTACGATAACATCGATTTTACCGTAGCGCTCCAATATCTCATTGGCGATCAACTCGGCAGCCTCTGCATTGAAATGATCCGCGGCGATAACGTGTTGTCCCGCTGCTAATTGATCTGGTTTCGATCTTGCGGTTACAACGACGGTAGCACCCAATATCGTTAGTTTATCGGCAATAGCTTTTCCTATTCCTTTTGTTCCTCCGGTCACCAGAGCGACTTTTCCATTCCATGAATTTTCCATGATTATTTTCATTGATATTTGCAAAGGAAAACACAATACTTTACTTTTGAAAGTAGTTACACGTATGTATAGTAATAACACGAAGTAAAGAAATGCAAGTAGTCAGCAGCTTATCAACGAAAAAAAAATAATAAAAAATACGGAGCGTTGTGCCCTTCAGGAGATATTGGGCGTTATCGGCGGAAAATGGTCTATGTCCATTATCTACGCACTGAGCCATCGCACGATGCGCTTCAGTGAAATCGAGCGCATGGTGCCCGGGATAAATACACGTATGCTTGTCAAAGAACTCAAGAACATGGAGATCAATGGAATTGTGACCCGAGAGGTATTCGCTACTGTTCCCCCTACCGTGGAGTATACGCTAACGGCAAAGGGACAAAAGTTGAAACCCATTATTGATGAACTCCATAAATGGGGCGTGGAACATCAGCATGTAGGCGATCTAGCGGAGATCGCATAAACTTAATACCATCGTTACCTGTTTACCTAACAAAAGTTATATAGTCGGTATTTTCGGGCGTGAAACCATTTTGCCTTATTTCGGTAGCGATTTGTGCCCTATGGTATGTTCCGTGATTAAAAATATGGATGATAATATCCTGCAAGGAATTATGGAAAGCATCCTTCTTGCTATTGGTGTAGTTGACCGTGCTAGAAAGTGCGAGATCCTGCGCTACAATTGTTTCCTGAAATCTGTCCGAGAATGATTGCTGCATATGGGCACATGTCGCTAAATCGTGCAGCTGCCAAACATCTACCCCTGCTGCCGTTCCGTGAATCCGGGAGAGCCATATGACTTGCGCATTGACGATATGACTAAAGAGTTGAACGCAGCGCGGTGGTACATCGCTACCCAATTTCATCAGTGCGGTCAATACCTTTGTATTGGCCCAATCATTATAGCGCGATAACTGCGTAATAGAACTTTCCATATACCACGAATATAAACAAATATTATGCAGGATATCACGAATGTCTAACAGGTAGGAAAGCTAGGTTATTTTAGTCATACCTGCCTGTTTTCTACGCAGCGAAAAGTGTATCCACGTAGATCAATGGGCATGTTTATTCCAGCATGATAAAGGGGCAGTCTAAGATTGCTTCACCGTCGTTCTCCTTCTCGCAGTGAACGGGAGTTGCTTTTTAGACCGCCGCTTTATTTAACTAATTATTGGCAATCGTACTACGCCATTCAGCGCCGCTTATATCAATAAGTTTCAAAGTATACCTATCGGTCTTAGCAAGACGATCTGCAGGAATATCAAGCGTCAAATCTGCCTTTGCCCCTAACGGTATAATCATACTATGTTTCCCCGTTTTGACTTTCGCTACATAGTAGTTATGTATTTTTCGCTCGTCAAACGTCGACAAGGCATCGGCATTCATTTCAAAAACCAGCCTATTTTCCGCGTTAAGCACCTGAATACCTATCAAAAAAGAACCATATACATCGGCACCTTCTGTTCGATACACCTGAAATTTGAGCTGGCTATTGACAAAGCTCGCATCACTAATTTCAATCTTTGGTTTAACGGACTTATTGTGCAGTGTACCAAAAACGCCACCATGAAAATACTGGTTGGTGTAAAGCGTCAGACCAAAAATAAGTAGGGAACAGCACAGCACAAATTTCTCCAAATGACGGATAGGCAGCACGCCAGAGCCCAACCACTGGAACCATTTTTTTCTGGTCAAAGGAGCCTCTTTCCGTATAAGCATATCATCCACCGAAAACATGCCGCTTCCGGTTAAAAATAAGGTGAAGCCCCCTGCAATGCCGAGCACGCCGATTTGCCACTCGTCTAAACAGGTTGTCCCCAACCAGCCCGAGCCAAGCAAAATGCCCATGGCCAGGCTGAAAACGCCGATTCCCATCAGTCGGGAAAACAGTCCCAGCATGACCAATCCCCCCACAATGGCTTCGATAACCGTAAAGGCAATCATCGAAGCCTGTAAGGCGTCTGGGTGCGAGACCAAGAATTCGATAAGCGGTTTTATACCTAAAGCATTAGGCAAAAAATGATTGAATTTTTCACCGATATATCCGGCTTCCTCTGGAATGAGTTTATTATCAAGGACCAGTCTCCGCCAAAATGCGGAAAAATAGGTCCAGCCTAGTACGAGCCGTATAGACAGCGTAAAAAGACCAGCCGTACTGAACAGCTGATCGGAAAACTTGTTTTTCATCTGATATTTTTATTAAAACGTGGTAAAGAAATTCGTGAATCGCTTTATAAAAAACTACGCGACGCCTAATTTTAGCCGTTTAAATAAAATATACTTGGGAGGAAGATAGCTTTCTTGTTCGGTCTGAACAAAGACATGCTGCTGCTGTATCAGCGACCACGACAGATGTGGAGTAAGAAAGTCAACATAGTTGACAAAAGGCGGAACATGGCAAGGCACTTTTATGTCCGCATTCTTCGCGACGGCCAGCATCTCATGGCTTGCCGTACAGCGGTCAACGTTGCTGCCAATCGTCTTCACCTTATTCAGCGTTCTTGTATAACTTACATCATCCTGCAGCAACAAAAACGCCTTGGCCGAGCAGGGCAATAAGGCAAACAAGACAACGAACAGCAACAGCGCGTCCTTCAAGAATGTAAACTGCTTTCTTACGGTGGTCATCGGTATAAATATAGCAATAATAAAATTTAGCAGGCAGCGCACAACGTATGATGGTGTGCTACATTACAAAAAACGCCACCTCAATCCAATCCCGGTAGCACCGGTCTGTTGACCGGGTACGGCAGCGTGCTAATCGCATCCAAGAAAGCCAGTAAAGCATCGATCTCGTCCGTGCTTAATGCCAAGGGCTTTAAATGCACCGATGTTTCCGGAAAAAGCGGATCATCCTGCTGCGCCGCTTTTCTTTTCGGACGAGGCATCCCGCGGTTATAGGTATTGAGCAAACCACGCAAATCCTGAAACATGCCATTATGCAACCAAGGGCCTGTTTTGGCCACATTGCGTAGCGATGCCGTCTTAAATTTCCCGACATCAGCAGGATTCTTTGTGTGGGTATATCGCCCAAGATCCTGTTTATCTTCCCCATACAGGCTAAAGCCAATATTATGGAAATCATTATCGGTAAAAAGCGGACCATTATGGCAGTTGATACAGCGTGCTTTGGTACGAAAAAGATGTAAGCCATGCACCTGCTTGTCGGATAGCGCCGTACTATCGCCGCCCAGAAAGCGGTCAAAAGAGCTTCAGGCACTGCGGATGCTACGCATAAAGACGACTACGGCGCTGACAAGCTGATCCACGCTGGGCTCGGTATGGGCATAGGCCTCTTGAAAGAGCGGCCGATAGGCTTCGATCTGCAGCAACGTATGCCGCATCTCGGGCAGCGAAGCATTCATTTCATTTTTATTGGTCAGCGAGCCTTTGATCTGTTCCTCCAGCGAATTGGCTCTACCGTCCCAGAACAGCTTTTCACTAGCCCAAGCAAAGGATATACTCGGACTGTTGCGCATCCCGATACGGTGATTATGGCCTATCGCCCGCACGCGTCCATCCGTCCAATGCATGTCCGGGTCGTGACAGGACGAGCAGGATATCTGCTGGCTGGCGCTCAGGCGCGGATCAAAGAACAGCGTCTTTCCCAGTTCGATCATCGCCTTATACTGGGGGTCTCGCGCCTGTATGGGCGCATTCGGCAATACGCCCAGTTCCCGAAAGACAATCCCCGAATCGAGCGTTGCCTGCGGCCAGCCGACGGTAGGCCCAGCATATAACTTACGCAGGGCGTCGATATCCAGCGTTGCCGGATCTTGAACAAAGGCTAAAAAGATGGGTAGTGCCAGCAAGAGCACTACCCGAAGAAAGTAGGGATACCGTTTAAAGCGCACGATTGTTGATTTCGTTAATAGCCAAGCCCCATTCCTCGCTGAGGTAGGTTCGGATAAGCGCATATTTAAGCGCCGTGCGACCGCTGGGATCTAAGGTACTACCCAGATAGCGCGTGCTGAAGTCCTGCTGGTTGTAGCGCAGGGCGGCATAGACAAACATCAAGAAGTCGAGCGTTGCCGTGTAGGATCGCTGGTATTCCAAGAAACCCAGCGAGCGGTAAGCCGTTGCAGAATTTCCCGTCGCATCAAAGAGGGCCACAAAGGCCGCGGGAACCTCAAATTTGGCGCGGCTTAGCGCCTGCGTGAAAAACGCACGATGCAGACTAGCCTGTAGATCCAACTTCTGGCTGGCTGTCAAACTACCGAGTTGGGCATTGGCATAGCCAAATGTCACCTGGTTCAAGCCGCTGTATACCCCAAGGTTGCTGGCTACGGTATCATAGCCGGTTGGCTGATTGGCATTTGCGGTAAGCTGATGTACCCCCGCCGAAAGTAACATCTTGAAAGGCAAGAGGGATTGTAGGCGCTCCTCGCTATAGTCCTGCAGGCAGGCTTTTTTGATAAAGTCAAAGGCCGGCGCAATGGCGGCTGGCTCCGCTTGCCGTGCCATATAGAGCAGCCTTGTGGTTCCATTCCAGCGGAAGTCGTTATCGCTAAAGCGGTAGAGCACATAGCTGCCATATTGCTGGTAGAAGGTCTCAAATTCGGCATCGTAAGCATTATCTCCTTGCGGGAAATCATAGAATTCCTGCGGAGCGGAGGCCACAAGAGTAGCCTCCTTGTCACAGGCGGTAAGCAATGCAGCCAGTACGAGAAATACGGGCACGAAAAGAATACGGTTCATGGTCATCATGTTTATTGGGCAGTCCCCGATCGTTGGGGAGCCAGTATATTTTGAGTTAACTGATTATTATTGAGCAATACATTATCCGGAATCGGCAATACATATGCCGGATCCCCCTGCTGCAAGGTATAGCGCGTCGCCTCCGGCTCAAACCACAGGTGTTCTAGGACTGGCATGCCATAGCGGCGCAGGTCAAACCAGCGTTGGTCTTCGAAACAGAGCTCGCGGCGTCGCTCCTCTCGGCAAAACAGCAGTGCCTGCTCCGCATCCGTAAAATTGACAGGCTGGTAGGAAGCGCTGGCTAGGCGGTTTTTGCGCAGCAGGTTCAGGTCCGCCAAGGCCGCGGCAAGATCGCCCCCTGCACCCGACAGCTGCGCCATAATATTGGCCTCCGCCCGGTTAAGGTAGGCCTCCGCTACGCGCCATGATTTGCCCGGTGCCGAGCGGCTTGCCCATTTTATGGCGCTATAGAGGTAACGCCCCGTGGTTTTCCGCAGATACGTATTCCAGCGTAGGTCGGTCGAAGTGTAACTGCTCGCTAGGGATTCCGAAAGCGTAAACATGGTCGTGTTCGTTGCCAAGTCGCCGCTCTGCACCTCGGTCGTTATCCCAAAGATCCATAGGGTCTCCGGATTGGCCGTGCTCACGATTACCCGGTTGCTTGCGGCGTCCACGGTATATCCATTGAGGTTCAACAAGGTTGGGCGGCGTTCTATCACCTGCGTGGCATGCAGCTTGGCCGATGCCCAATCTTCCATATAGAGGTACACCCGGGAAGCAAGCAGATGCGCCGCGCTGGCATTGATGCGAAAAGCGCCGCCATCAACGGCGGATATTTCCAGCAGTGCAATGCCGGCGTCTAGGTCCTGCTTAATCTGTGCATACACCTCGGCCACCGTATTCCGTCCTTGCGTGGCATCCTGCAAATCGGGGCTCAGCAGCAAGGGTACGCCCAGCGCGGTCTCCGGCGGATGGTTCGCGTCGTTGTAGGGCCAGCCATAGAGGTTGACCAACTGAAAATAGTAGTAGGCACGCAGCACATAAGCCTGTCCTTTAAGGTAGTCTTTATCCTGCACATCACCTGTGGAGCCATCCGCATATTTCAGGGCGATGTTGCAGCCCAGTATGCGGTTGTAGAAGGAAGCCCAAGGATTAGCGCCGGAGGTATTGGCGGCATTCATATATGTGCTGTAGTAGTCGGGCTGCCAGGTAAATGCCCAGCGGTAGGATGCCGTTCGAGCCGATGTAGAGCTGCGCGGCGCAATGCCATCCACGTCATCATCCATTAAGGTTGTCAGGGTATTCATCGGCGGATCGCCAACGCTGGCGCCCGAAAGCAGTGGGTATCCGCTACCCATCAGCAGCTCATTAAATTCTTTGGTGGTCGTGGGCACCAGTTCGTCTTGGGAGCTTTCCTCCAGAAATTTATCACAGGATGCTAAGAGCCCCAGGGCCGAACATAGCAGTATGGTAAAATAATATAGTTTCATCGTGTAGGACTAGATTCCGATTTTAATTGTCATGTTATAGCTTGGGGTGATCGGCTGTGCCAGCCCACCAGTATTCGCCTGCTCGGGGTCTTGCGAGCCCCATACCTTACTTTTTATAATAAAGGGATTGTACACCTGAAAGCCCAGCTGCAAGCTTTGTAGCCCCATCTTTTTCACGGTGTCTTCTTTGAAAAGGTAGCTGCCACCGATATGCCTTATCCGTAGAAAGCTGGCGTTGGCCACTCGGATGTTCGACAGGTTGTACATATCGTATAGACTCACGTAGGTGTTCGATTCGATGGGTAGTGGTACGCTCGTGACGGCAAAATCGTTCACCCGCAAAAAGGCCGGGATATCCGTCGCCGCCTCATCGCCAGGTTGGCGCCAGCGATCCAGCACCGTGCGTTCTAGGTTTTGATCTGGTGCTGGCACATACTGCGTGGCTTTATACAGGCTGTTCAGCCTCTTGTGCTGCCCGATATTAAAGGCCGAGGAGGCATCAAACAGGATGTTTTTGTAGCGAAGGGACATATTGACACCGCCCGTGAAGAGCGGGTCGCGCCTGCCCGAACGCACCAAAAATTGCGAAGGATCAAGATCCTGATCGCTCGTGTTGGTATTGACCTTGTCGATCAAGGGTAGCCCCTGCTGTCCATCAAGCCCTAAAAAGGCGTAGGAATAAAAGGTGCCTACCGATTCGCCATCCACAAAGGTATTCCCGCTGAGGTAGTCGGCGTAGGTATTGAGCGCGCCAGCACGGTATACCTTATTGCTATTTCTGGCGAGGTTTGCTGTGATGGTCCATTGCCAGTTCTTGTTGCGAATCGGCGTGGCGCTGACCGCTAGCTCGATACCCTCATTTTTTAACTGCGCCCCATTTTTATAAGCCGAAGCTATACCATATTCCAAGGGCGTCGGTATCTGGAAGATAATATCGCGACCACTCTTGCGGTAGTAATCCAAGGAAAAGGCCAGCCGGTTTTGCATAAAGCCCAGGTCGAGCCCCAAGTTGCTGGTCGCTGTTTTTTCCCAGCGCAGGTCTGGGTAAGGCAAGCTGCTGATGTTCAGGATGTATTGGCCCGATACCGGATCCACCACATTATCGCCGTAGGCAGCTATAAGCTCTGGTCCTACTTGTTGCACCACATTGCCCTGCAGGCCGTAGGATGCGCGCAGACTCAAGTCTGATAGCCATGCTTGTTCCCTTAACCAGCTTTCTTCATGCATGGCCCATCGGCCGGCGATACTCCATACGGGCAGAAAGCGGTTATTGGTGTATTGGCCAAAGCGGTTGGAGGCATCCGTGCGGGCGTTGGCATTTAGGATATACCGACGGTCATAGCTGTAGGCAAATGTCGCAAAGGCCGATAGGTTGTTGGACAGGTTGTCCTGCAGGGCGGCGTTGTGTTTGGCCAAGGAAGCCCCGTAACTGGATCCGCTCAAGCTGGTACTGGTTGATGAAGGATTGTATTCGTAGGAAATGCTTCGTCCCCTTTTCGGGAAATAGCCCCATTCGGTGGTCGAAAAACCGTCGTATTGGTTAGATCGCAATTCAAATCCGGCCATCGCGTTCAGGTCGTGCTTCGCCCCTAGCCTTTTTTTGTACTGTATGGTATTACGGATTGTATAGTTCAGGTTGTTGACATCATTGTAATACAAGATACCGCCATACGGAAGTTTGGATGCCAGTTCCTGCGCACTGCCGGCCGCTACCGCACCATAGTCGTATCCGCGTATCAAGGCTATGGAATAGGTTTCTTCGCCGGCATAGCGCGCAGCCTTACTGTTGGAGAAGCCCAAGGCCGCCAAGGCGCTGTAGCGGAAATGCGGACTCAGGTCCCAGTTTAGTTCCAGCTGCGCATTAACCTGCCGCACGTTGGCTTCATTTCCGCTATTTTCCAGCTCGTTTTGTATGTTGTAATTCAGAAGTGTCAATCCTTGGTAGTCGCTGGCAGGCGAATAGCGCGTCGGATAGCTCTCCGCAGCGGTCAGGGTGCGACTGGTGTTCAGCGCATAATCGAAAGGATTTATCCCGTAGAATCCGAGTGTCTTCCGGCTGGAGAAGTTAATCCGGCTGTTCAGCTGTATATTGTCGCGCAGCTGGTTTTTCAGGCGAAGGCCAAGGGCATAGCGCTCGGCTTGATCGCCTTTGGCACTTCCTTTATTTTTATCATAGCCTACAGAAAGGAAGTAGTTATCCTTGTCGCTGCCTCCGGATACGCTGAGGTAGTGGTTTTGGTTAAAGGCCGGTTCGAAGAGCAGGTCAAACCAATCGGTATTGTTGGTTTCGTACTGG
This genomic window contains:
- a CDS encoding SDR family oxidoreductase, which gives rise to MENSWNGKVALVTGGTKGIGKAIADKLTILGATVVVTARSKPDQLAAGQHVIAADHFNAEAAELIANEILERYGKIDVIVNNAGANLSPGGGYSTLNDEHWKRDWQLNFMSAVRINKALLPTMLEQGQGTIIHISTGAAKQPIWDMTMSYSSAKAALNAYSKALANELGSKGIRVNTVSPGVVKTPLMMDFIAHLAQSANRSYEATFDSVVDQVGVPLARMAEPEEIAALVVFLASDDARYITGCNYAVDGGAGPTV
- a CDS encoding RagB/SusD family nutrient uptake outer membrane protein; its protein translation is MKLYYFTILLCSALGLLASCDKFLEESSQDELVPTTTKEFNELLMGSGYPLLSGASVGDPPMNTLTTLMDDDVDGIAPRSSTSARTASYRWAFTWQPDYYSTYMNAANTSGANPWASFYNRILGCNIALKYADGSTGDVQDKDYLKGQAYVLRAYYYFQLVNLYGWPYNDANHPPETALGVPLLLSPDLQDATQGRNTVAEVYAQIKQDLDAGIALLEISAVDGGAFRINASAAHLLASRVYLYMEDWASAKLHATQVIERRPTLLNLNGYTVDAASNRVIVSTANPETLWIFGITTEVQSGDLATNTTMFTLSESLASSYTSTDLRWNTYLRKTTGRYLYSAIKWASRSAPGKSWRVAEAYLNRAEANIMAQLSGAGGDLAAALADLNLLRKNRLASASYQPVNFTDAEQALLFCREERRRELCFEDQRWFDLRRYGMPVLEHLWFEPEATRYTLQQGDPAYVLPIPDNVLLNNNQLTQNILAPQRSGTAQ
- a CDS encoding SusC/RagA family TonB-linked outer membrane protein produces the protein MTVWLTKIKPTKRLGRPLFALICAGAMSLASPQQALFAQQKQYEIQVSSKKLGDVFAQLSKSEGLKFFYSTDEVDTQELINLSFRSTRLEELLDKLLSPHYSWKRLDSSNEILIKRKTTEGRQAKQFTYSIQVQGLDGAPLDGATLYFPSLKRHLSTDKSGRAIVQLPEGQAPQALSFQVSHLGYDAASGEVLRNGWANSSLQSQLQSLDRVVVDGYQQRDARILASSTSTVKAENIVLGGYQSLDQMLQGQIPGLMVMHASGSPSATPRIRLRGVSTLLGAGTPLWVIDGVIWEDPVNVSNQEVNNLIETTQLNRLDQLGNEAQFNILGGAIAGLNAQDIASITVLKDASATAIYGTRAANGVIVVTTKSGGSGRTLINYSSTMGFSRRPSYSDFNVMNSKERVAFSKEVYDDGLLYQNMPFSYSYEGALFDLFDHRIDQSEFNSRVAQYETNNTDWFDLLFEPAFNQNHYLSVSGGSDKDNYFLSVGYDKNKGSAKGDQAERYALGLRLKNQLRDNIQLNSRINFSSRKTLGFYGINPFDYALNTSRTLTAAESYPTRYSPASDYQGLTLLNYNIQNELENSGNEANVRQVNAQLELNWDLSPHFRYSALAALGFSNSKAARYAGEETYSIALIRGYDYGAVAAGSAQELASKLPYGGILYYNDVNNLNYTIRNTIQYKKRLGAKHDLNAMAGFELRSNQYDGFSTTEWGYFPKRGRSISYEYNPSSTSTSLSGSSYGASLAKHNAALQDNLSNNLSAFATFAYSYDRRYILNANARTDASNRFGQYTNNRFLPVWSIAGRWAMHEESWLREQAWLSDLSLRASYGLQGNVVQQVGPELIAAYGDNVVDPVSGQYILNISSLPYPDLRWEKTATSNLGLDLGFMQNRLAFSLDYYRKSGRDIIFQIPTPLEYGIASAYKNGAQLKNEGIELAVSATPIRNKNWQWTITANLARNSNKVYRAGALNTYADYLSGNTFVDGESVGTFYSYAFLGLDGQQGLPLIDKVNTNTSDQDLDPSQFLVRSGRRDPLFTGGVNMSLRYKNILFDASSAFNIGQHKRLNSLYKATQYVPAPDQNLERTVLDRWRQPGDEAATDIPAFLRVNDFAVTSVPLPIESNTYVSLYDMYNLSNIRVANASFLRIRHIGGSYLFKEDTVKKMGLQSLQLGFQVYNPFIIKSKVWGSQDPEQANTGGLAQPITPSYNMTIKIGI
- a CDS encoding cytochrome-c peroxidase, with the protein product MHGLHLFRTKARCINCHNGPLFTDNDFHNIGFSLYGEDKQDLGRYTHTKNPADVGKFKTASLRNVAKTGPWLHNGMFQDLRGLLNTYNRGMPRPKRKAAQQDDPLFPETSVHLKPLALSTDEIDALLAFLDAISTLPYPVNRPVLPGLD
- a CDS encoding DinB family protein; protein product: MESSITQLSRYNDWANTKVLTALMKLGSDVPPRCVQLFSHIVNAQVIWLSRIHGTAAGVDVWQLHDLATCAHMQQSFSDRFQETIVAQDLALSSTVNYTNSKKDAFHNSLQDIIIHIFNHGTYHRAQIATEIRQNGFTPENTDYITFVR
- a CDS encoding cytochrome-c peroxidase, with the translated sequence MRFKRYPYFLRVVLLLALPIFLAFVQDPATLDIDALRKLYAGPTVGWPQATLDSGIVFRELGVLPNAPIQARDPQYKAMIELGKTLFFDPRLSASQQISCSSCHDPDMHWTDGRVRAIGHNHRIGMRNSPSISFAWASEKLFWDGRANSLEEQIKGSLTNKNEMNASLPEMRHTLLQIEAYRPLFQEAYAHTEPSVDQLVSAVVVFMRSIRSA
- a CDS encoding TQO small subunit DoxD — its product is MKNKFSDQLFSTAGLFTLSIRLVLGWTYFSAFWRRLVLDNKLIPEEAGYIGEKFNHFLPNALGIKPLIEFLVSHPDALQASMIAFTVIEAIVGGLVMLGLFSRLMGIGVFSLAMGILLGSGWLGTTCLDEWQIGVLGIAGGFTLFLTGSGMFSVDDMLIRKEAPLTRKKWFQWLGSGVLPIRHLEKFVLCCSLLIFGLTLYTNQYFHGGVFGTLHNKSVKPKIEISDASFVNSQLKFQVYRTEGADVYGSFLIGIQVLNAENRLVFEMNADALSTFDERKIHNYYVAKVKTGKHSMIIPLGAKADLTLDIPADRLAKTDRYTLKLIDISGAEWRSTIANN
- a CDS encoding winged helix-turn-helix transcriptional regulator translates to MGVIGGKWSMSIIYALSHRTMRFSEIERMVPGINTRMLVKELKNMEINGIVTREVFATVPPTVEYTLTAKGQKLKPIIDELHKWGVEHQHVGDLAEIA